In Vicia villosa cultivar HV-30 ecotype Madison, WI unplaced genomic scaffold, Vvil1.0 ctg.001702F_1_1, whole genome shotgun sequence, one genomic interval encodes:
- the LOC131636362 gene encoding uncharacterized protein LOC131636362, translating to MPARPNVVKSKFFRFHKGHGHNTEECIHLKDAIEILIREGHLKQYAKKQEAAKEAKPVTEEKPAEDTPAMQVAMSITRPEDFYLLDWARVSSTPSLHSPWEIFPSAMVIFGGGFSKLTVRSVKRKFDELILASSSNCPAEHPSATIPLIIQAQMANFDVRRILVDQGSSVDIMYSQLFKTLQLNDSQLTPYIGSYLQGFNDTMTKPRGFVELIVSIGSAETARAVKVQFLVIDCPSIYQCIVGRPTLAELIVVPSTVHLKLKYYTAKGQVATLNADIEAARRCFKVSSKGLSSIKAAA from the coding sequence ATGCCTGCACGGCCAAACGTGGTTAAATCGAAGTTCTTCCGGTTCCACAAAGGCCACGGGCATAACACAGAAGAATGCATCCACTTGAAAGACGCAATAGAAATATTAATCCGAGAAGGACACCTAAAGCAATACGCTAAGAAGCAAGAGGCTGCCAAAGAAGCCAAGCCAGTCACCGAGGAAAAGCCAGCGGAAGATACGCCcgccatgcaagtggccatgagTATCACCAGACCGGAGGACTTTTACCTCCTCGATTGGGCCAGGGTATCATCCACCCCCTCTCTTCACAGCCCATGGGAAATATTCCCCTCCGCCATGGTCATATTCGGGGGAGGATTCAGCAAACTCACCGTCAGATCCGTAAAACGGAAATTCGATGAGCTAATTTTAGCTAGTTCAAGCAACTGCCCGGCGGAGCACCCAAGTGCGACCATTCCCCTCATCATCCAGGCTCAAATGGCCAACTTTGACGTGCGACGCATATTAGTCGATCAAGGGAGTTCGGTGGACATTATGTACTCCCAACTGTTCAAAACACTACAGCTTAACGACAGCCAGCTCACCCCCTACATAGGATCATACCTACAAGGGTTCAACGACACTATGACAAAACCACGGGGATTCGTCGAGCTCATCGTTTCAATTGGATCGGCGGAAACCGCTAGGGCCGTCAAAGTCCAATTCCTGGTCATTGACTGCCCCTCAATCTACCAGTGCATTGTGGGACGCCCGACCCTGGCCGAGCTGATCGTGGTCCCCTCAACCGTGCATCTCAAACTCAAGTACTACACAGCCAAAGGACAAGTTGCAACGCTTAACGCCGACATCGAAGCGGCCAGAAGATGTTTCAAAGTCTCCTCCAAAGGTCTCAGCTCTATAAAAGCAGCCGCCTAG